The DNA region CGTGCCGACCCCGTCGGTGGCCGCGCCGCCGCTGGTGCGCGCGGCCGATCAGCGGGGCAGCTCGCCGGTGAGCTGGGGGCCCTCGGGCGCGGCCGCGGCGCGCCACCACGAGGAGTCGCTGGAGGTGCTGCTCACCATCGCCTCCAAGGAGCTGCACCTCGCCCGGCTCGGGGAGGAGATCCAGGAGACCTCGCGGCGCATCAACGCGCTGGAGCAGCTCGTGCTGCCCGCGCTCCGGAGCGAGGCCTCGCGGATCGCGGCGGCGCTGGACGAGCGCGACCGCGAGGACGCGGTGCGCCTGCGGCGCTTCCGCGCCCGCCACCCGCGGCCCGCCTGACCGGGCCGCTCAGCTCGGCCGGCGCCACAGCGGCAGCAGCTCGGGCGGGAGCAGGCGCCCGACCTCCTCCGCCTGCTCCTCCGGCAGCTGCGCGCGCAGCGCCGCGAAGACCGCGCGGGCGGCCGCCTCGGCGCCCCCCGGCGACGGCCCCAGGTCCTCGGCCACGTGCGCCTCGAATGCCTCCGCGGTCAGCGGCTCGCGCGGCCGCACCGCGGCGGTGCCGCGGTGGCGCTCGCACAGCGAGAGCTTCCCGCGGAACGGCTCGGGCAGGACCTCGCGGAGCGGGGCGAAGTCCGAGGAGCGCGTCCGGTCGGCGAGCGCGCAGGCGA from Anaeromyxobacter dehalogenans 2CP-C includes:
- a CDS encoding DUF2267 domain-containing protein, encoding MPRLADPLIDADFRALVEALAREGLPRRAEAARAVEAVACALADRTRSSDFAPLREVLPEPFRGKLSLCERHRGTAAVRPREPLTAEAFEAHVAEDLGPSPGGAEAAARAVFAALRAQLPEEQAEEVGRLLPPELLPLWRRPS
- a CDS encoding V-type ATP synthase subunit D; amino-acid sequence: MSRAATTRMGLLEVRARRAVAGKGARLLRAKREVLASELWRLVHDVLEGRARLDEALRRAVKALELAKALEGEERLASLALPAARAVPLAVTVRRVWGVPTPSVAAPPLVRAADQRGSSPVSWGPSGAAAARHHEESLEVLLTIASKELHLARLGEEIQETSRRINALEQLVLPALRSEASRIAAALDERDREDAVRLRRFRARHPRPA